A single genomic interval of Nonomuraea rubra harbors:
- a CDS encoding DUF1918 domain-containing protein, producing the protein MNATVGDRLLVHGNTVGERDRSGVITEVQGSDGGPPYVVRFDDGHTGLVFPGPDAVVVPK; encoded by the coding sequence ATGAATGCGACGGTTGGCGACCGGCTCCTGGTGCACGGGAATACCGTTGGCGAAAGGGACCGGAGCGGCGTAATCACGGAGGTGCAGGGCTCTGACGGCGGGCCTCCGTACGTGGTGCGGTTCGACGACGGGCACACTGGGCTGGTGTTTCCCGGCCCCGATGCCGTGGTCGTGCCTAAGTAG
- a CDS encoding secondary thiamine-phosphate synthase enzyme YjbQ, producing MRSEIISVATGSRETVHDITAECADFVRAQGADGLLHVFVPHATAGVALLELGSGSDDDLLAALRDLLPADDRWRHAHGSRGHGRSHVMPALIPPYATVPVLGGRMALGTWQSVALIDLNVDNPQRQVRLSFLSD from the coding sequence GTGAGATCTGAAATCATCTCTGTGGCCACGGGTTCACGAGAGACGGTGCACGACATCACGGCCGAATGCGCCGATTTCGTACGGGCCCAGGGTGCGGACGGGCTGCTGCACGTCTTCGTGCCGCACGCGACAGCGGGTGTCGCGCTGCTCGAGCTGGGGTCGGGCAGCGACGACGACCTGCTGGCGGCCCTGCGCGACCTGCTGCCGGCCGACGACCGCTGGCGTCATGCCCACGGATCCAGAGGACACGGCAGGTCGCACGTGATGCCCGCGCTGATCCCGCCGTACGCGACCGTCCCCGTGCTGGGCGGGCGAATGGCGCTGGGCACGTGGCAGTCTGTCGCGCTGATCGATCTGAACGTCGACAACCCGCAACGCCAGGTTCGCCTGTCGTTTTTGTCTGATTGA
- a CDS encoding DUF3052 domain-containing protein, whose translation MSATAGQAQGERGLAERLGLKSGQVVQEIGWDEDVDDELRGSIEDLTGNELLDEDSYDVVDVVLLWWRDGDGDLFDALTNAMRSLADGGQIWLLTPKAGREGHVEPSDIGEDAATAGLSQTSSISAAPDWSGTRLVPPKGKR comes from the coding sequence GTGAGCGCGACCGCGGGTCAGGCGCAGGGCGAGCGCGGCCTGGCCGAACGACTCGGCCTCAAGTCGGGTCAGGTGGTGCAGGAGATCGGTTGGGACGAGGACGTCGACGACGAGCTTCGCGGGTCCATCGAAGACCTGACCGGCAACGAGCTGCTGGACGAGGACAGTTACGACGTCGTGGACGTCGTGCTGCTGTGGTGGCGCGACGGCGACGGGGACCTCTTCGACGCTCTCACCAACGCCATGCGATCACTCGCCGATGGCGGCCAGATCTGGCTGCTGACTCCCAAAGCGGGGCGCGAGGGCCACGTGGAGCCGAGCGACATCGGGGAGGATGCCGCCACCGCGGGTCTCTCGCAGACGAGCAGCATCTCCGCCGCACCCGACTGGTCCGGGACCAGGCTCGTCCCGCCGAAGGGCAAGAGGTAG
- a CDS encoding peroxiredoxin has translation MAVNAHPAEVGALAPDFELQDQHGTPVSLARLRGEKVVLVFYPLAFSGVCSSELSALRDHPIEGARLLTVSVDSVFTHRAWADREGYTFSLLSDFWPHGQVAQAYGVFDDARGLARRGTFIIDGEGVIRWSVVNPISSARDVADYVKALADIS, from the coding sequence ATGGCTGTGAACGCACATCCTGCCGAGGTCGGCGCCCTGGCTCCGGATTTCGAGCTGCAGGACCAGCACGGCACCCCGGTGAGCCTGGCTCGGCTCCGGGGCGAGAAGGTCGTGCTGGTCTTCTACCCGCTGGCGTTCAGCGGGGTCTGTTCCAGCGAGCTGTCCGCCCTGCGCGATCACCCGATCGAGGGCGCGCGGCTGCTGACCGTCTCCGTCGACTCCGTCTTCACGCATCGTGCGTGGGCGGATCGCGAGGGTTACACGTTCTCCCTGCTCTCTGATTTCTGGCCACACGGACAGGTCGCGCAGGCGTACGGTGTGTTCGATGATGCGAGGGGGCTCGCTCGGCGGGGGACCTTCATCATCGACGGCGAGGGCGTGATCCGGTGGTCGGTGGTCAATCCGATCTCCTCGGCACGCGACGTCGCCGACTATGTCAAGGCACTCGCCGATATTTCATGA
- a CDS encoding ROK family protein has translation MSSFVVALDVGGTSMKGGLVSESGAVLLSERRPTPRAEGPEAVVAAISGFISHLAASGDGNPAGVGLAVPGLVTDSSAVYAANLGWRDVPASSFTTLDIPVMLGHDVRTGGLAESILGAGRGLTDFLFLPIGTGIAGASIIRGEPYGGSSGWAGEIGHTPVFPDGEQCACGQFGCLETYASAASVGRRYSQRAGVEGVKAEQVVSSDDPIAIEVWDEAVEALSLALATYTLLLDPSVIVLGGGLAEAGPALFDPVRTRLIKRLAFREAPPLVPAALGVDAGMLGAALLGWRAAGRPELGPGWAVDVRSGPLVS, from the coding sequence ATGAGTTCGTTCGTCGTCGCGCTCGACGTCGGTGGCACGTCCATGAAGGGCGGCCTGGTCAGCGAGTCCGGCGCGGTGCTGCTGAGCGAGCGGCGCCCGACCCCCCGAGCCGAGGGCCCGGAGGCGGTCGTGGCGGCCATCTCCGGCTTCATCAGCCACCTGGCCGCCTCCGGCGACGGCAACCCGGCCGGCGTCGGCCTTGCCGTACCCGGCCTGGTGACGGACAGCTCGGCCGTGTACGCGGCGAACCTCGGCTGGCGCGACGTCCCCGCATCCAGCTTCACCACCCTGGACATCCCGGTGATGCTCGGCCACGACGTCCGCACGGGCGGCCTGGCCGAGAGCATCCTCGGCGCGGGCCGCGGCCTGACGGACTTTCTCTTCCTGCCCATCGGCACGGGCATCGCCGGCGCCTCGATCATCCGCGGCGAGCCGTACGGCGGCTCCTCCGGCTGGGCCGGCGAGATCGGCCATACCCCGGTCTTCCCCGACGGCGAGCAGTGCGCGTGCGGCCAGTTCGGCTGCCTGGAGACGTACGCCTCGGCGGCCTCGGTCGGCCGCCGCTACAGCCAGCGGGCCGGCGTGGAGGGCGTCAAGGCGGAGCAGGTGGTCTCCTCGGACGACCCGATCGCCATCGAGGTCTGGGACGAGGCCGTGGAGGCTCTGTCGCTGGCACTGGCCACGTACACGCTCCTGCTGGACCCCTCGGTCATCGTCCTGGGCGGCGGCCTCGCGGAAGCGGGCCCGGCCCTGTTCGACCCGGTCCGCACCCGCCTGATCAAGCGCCTCGCCTTCCGCGAGGCACCCCCGCTGGTCCCGGCGGCCCTCGGGGTGGACGCCGGCATGCTCGGCGCGGCCCTGCTGGGCTGGCGCGCGGCTGGGCGGCCCGAGCTGGGGCCCGGGTGGGCGGTGGATGTGCGATCGGGGCCGTTGGTGTCGTAA
- a CDS encoding DUF4143 domain-containing protein, whose protein sequence is MSDIERQPAHAGGDDAQEPAHLGRAWSSNLTRRAISTPKLITTDSGLGGRLIGMSSDRARDVTAPVGPLLENFATGEVARQLTWANEPVQLFHYRDRDKVEVDIVLEHASGEVIGIEAKAAETVRSDDFRGLRHLADRLGARFRAGFVLYTGEQALAFGERLRALPMSALWTLGALPRVDTANRGQ, encoded by the coding sequence ATCTCCGACATCGAACGCCAGCCCGCCCATGCGGGCGGCGATGACGCTCAGGAGCCTGCGCATCTCGGCCGGGCGTGGTCCTCGAATCTCACCCGGCGCGCCATCTCCACCCCGAAACTGATCACCACCGACAGCGGACTCGGCGGCCGCCTGATCGGTATGTCATCCGATCGCGCCAGGGATGTCACGGCCCCCGTCGGCCCCCTGCTCGAGAACTTCGCCACCGGCGAGGTGGCACGCCAGCTCACCTGGGCCAACGAGCCCGTCCAACTGTTCCACTACCGAGACCGGGACAAGGTCGAGGTCGACATCGTCCTGGAGCACGCGTCCGGTGAAGTGATCGGGATCGAGGCGAAAGCCGCGGAAACCGTGCGCAGCGACGATTTTCGCGGACTGCGCCACCTGGCCGACCGGCTCGGAGCCAGGTTCCGCGCCGGCTTCGTGCTCTACACCGGAGAGCAGGCGCTGGCCTTCGGCGAAAGGCTACGGGCGCTCCCCATGTCGGCCTTGTGGACGCTCGGGGCACTTCCGCGCGTGGACACCGCGAACCGAGGACAGTAG
- a CDS encoding LysR family substrate-binding domain-containing protein, protein MTDGETGKVFRLAYVPGVTPAKWVNIWTERTPDIPITLTSAPASEVVGLLRDGGADAAFVRLPVDRDGLSVIPLYVETTVVVVPKDHAVAAADEVTTADLADDEVFQPLDDTIEWPALPGLPAFTHPATTADAIQLVASGTGLLLVPQSLARLHHRRDLTYRPVTDAPQSQIALAWPTDATTDLVEDFIGIVRGRTVNSSRGRIPAAPRADKPSQKPAQNGSPRRTARPTRRGKGRRPR, encoded by the coding sequence GTGACTGATGGTGAGACCGGCAAGGTGTTCCGGCTGGCGTACGTGCCCGGGGTGACCCCCGCGAAATGGGTCAACATCTGGACCGAGCGGACACCCGACATACCGATCACCCTGACCTCGGCCCCCGCCTCCGAGGTGGTGGGGCTCCTGCGCGACGGCGGCGCCGACGCCGCGTTCGTCAGGCTGCCGGTCGACCGCGACGGCCTCAGCGTGATCCCGCTCTACGTGGAGACCACGGTCGTCGTGGTGCCCAAGGACCACGCGGTGGCCGCCGCCGACGAGGTGACCACCGCCGACCTGGCCGACGACGAGGTGTTCCAGCCGCTGGACGACACCATCGAGTGGCCGGCCCTCCCCGGCCTGCCCGCGTTCACCCATCCGGCCACGACGGCGGACGCGATCCAGCTGGTGGCGTCCGGCACCGGGCTGCTCCTGGTCCCGCAGTCGCTCGCGCGCCTCCACCACCGCAGGGACCTCACCTACCGCCCGGTGACGGACGCGCCGCAGTCGCAGATCGCGCTCGCCTGGCCCACGGACGCGACCACCGACCTGGTGGAGGACTTCATCGGCATCGTCCGCGGCCGGACCGTGAACAGCTCCCGGGGCCGCATTCCGGCCGCCCCCCGCGCGGACAAGCCGTCCCAGAAACCCGCACAGAACGGCTCACCCCGCCGCACCGCACGCCCCACCCGCCGAGGCAAGGGCCGCCGGCCCCGGTGA